A section of the Pleuronectes platessa chromosome 7, fPlePla1.1, whole genome shotgun sequence genome encodes:
- the gtf2h1 gene encoding general transcription factor IIH subunit 1, whose amino-acid sequence MASLSEEVLLVVKKVRQRKQDGTLYLMAERIAWGPEGKDRFTVSHLFADIRCQKISPDGKAKVQLQLVLHTGESTTFHFSNDSSAIKDRDAAKELLQQLLPKFKKKANKELEDKNRMLQEDPVLFQLYKDLVMSQVISAEEFWANKLGGVNNTDPALYDNKQEVGISGAFLADIRPQTDGCNGLRYNLTADIIESIFRTYPAVKQKYSENVPHNLTEKEFWTSFFQSHYFHRDRINTGTQDIFSECAKQDELGLKSMVTQGVKNPLVDLLSLEDKSLDEGYGVRTAMPSTSNANRTVKESSNSAIIKRFNHHSAMVLAAGSGKGETPTDPASETSNTNGNSRDSDFLQPRVKKVKLQEAIEYDDLQGENRPKTVPLNLKKSDRYAHGPVPLQSQQYTTSQEIINSVNYIRHEMANYKPNLTQVLSSTAATSAITALSPGGVLMQAGTQQAINQMIPTDVQGELKHLYVAAGELLRHFWSCFPVNTPFLEEKVTKMKTNLERFQMTKLRPFQEKIQRQYLSTNLTGHLEEMLQTAYNKFHAWQTRRMMRKT is encoded by the exons ATGGCATCACTGTCAGAAGAAGTGCTGCTGGTGGTGAAGAAGGTTCGCCAGAGGAAGCAAGATGGAACACTGTATCTGATGGCTGAACGTATAGCCTGGGGTCCGGAGGGCAAGGACCGCTTCACAGTCAGCCACCTGTTTGCAGATATCCGCT GCCAGAAGATCAGCCCGGATGGTAAAGCCAAAGTTCAGCTCCAGCTGGTGCTTCACACCGGCGAGAGCACCACATTCCACTTTTCTAATGACAGCAGTGCGATCAAAGACAGAGACGCTGcgaaggagctgctgcagcagctgctgcccAAGTTCAAAAAGAAAGCCaacaaggagctggaggacaaaAACAG GATGCTTCAAGAGGATCCTGTGCTTTTCCAGTTATATAAAGACCTAGTGATGAGCCAGGTGATAAGTGCAGAGGAGTTCTGGGCCAACAAGTTAGGGGGCGTAAACAACACAGACCCAGCACTGTACgacaacaaacaggaagtcgGTATATCTGGAGCCTTTCTT GCAGACATACGACCTCAGACAGATGGCTGCAATGGCTTGAGATATAATCTAACTGCTGACATTATTGAATCCATCTTCAGAACGTACCCCGCAG TGAAACAGAAGTATAGTGAAAATGTGCCTCATAACCTGACGGAGAAGGAGTTCTGGACCAGCTTTTTCCAGTCCCATTATTTTCACAGAGACCGCAtcaacacaggaacacaggaTATTTTCTCTGAGTGTGCCAAGCAGGATGAGTTGG GGTTAAAGTCGATGGTGACTCAAGGAGTGAAGAATCCTCTGGTCGACCTCCTGTCGTTAGAGGATAAATCATTAGATGAG GGTTATGGAGTACGCACAGCAATGCCCTCAACTTCCAATGCAAACCGGACGGTAAAGGAGAGCAGCAACTCTGCCATTATAAAGCGCTTCAACCATCACAGTGCCATGGTGCTGGCAGCAGGCTCAGGAAAGGG ggaGACACCAACAGACCCTGCGAGTGAGACAAGCAACACGAATGGAAACTCCAGGGATTCTGACTTCTTACAACCTCGTGTAAAGAAG GTTAAATTACAAGAAGCGATAGAATATGATGATCTCCAAGGGGAGAACAGACCAAAAACAGTCCCACTGAACCTTAAGAAGTCTGACAG GTACGCTCATGGACCAGTGCCACTTCAGTCCCAACAATATACAACTAGCCAGGAAATCATCAACTCTGTCAACTACATCCGCCATGAAATGGCCAATTACAAACCCAACCTCACTCAG GTGTTGTCCAGCACAGCAGCGACTTCTGCCATCACTGCACTTTCTCCAGGTGGCGTCCTCATGCAGGCAGGAACACAGCAAGCCATAAATC agaTGATACCCACTGATGTTCAAGGAGAGTTGAAGCATCTCTACGTAGCTGCTGGAGAGCTATTAAGACACTTCTGGTCCTGCTTTCCTGTCAACACTCCATTTTTGGAAGAGAAG GTGACAAAAATGAAGACAAACCTTGAGAGATTTCAGATGACCAAGCTTCGACCTTTTCAGGAGAAGATTCAGCGCCAGTACTTAAGTACAAAT CTCACAGGGCACTTGGAGGAGATGCTGCAGACGGCCTACAACAAGTTCCACGCCTGGCAAACCCGTCGGAtgatgaggaaaacctga